One part of the Marinobacter sp. MDS2 genome encodes these proteins:
- a CDS encoding dynamin family protein, with protein sequence MSQQGTLSQQVEAYHDWKKDLIRQIGRYRLWLQDNNLFSEDISTRIRNGLELLIEDELTIAFVGEYSRGKTELINALFFASYGQRMLPSEAGRTTMCPTELFFDRTSNESYLMLLPIETRTGELSLQQQRKRPENWVRHELAEDNPTVMREVLSEVARVKSVSVGDARKLGFDEDMLEADPRAPGNVLVPAWRNAQISIRHPLFERGLRILDTPGLNALGSEPELTMSMLPRAHAVLFVLGADTGVTASDMAIWKEHINTDHADHRAGRFAVLNKIDVLWDDIQGDSHTDDSIERVRTYTAEHLGMTQHDVVPLSAKQGLLARVRNDTELFERSNLGLLEKLIVQRILTHKEQLITQHLISDLLGMLQNSQAAMQYRLSSLEEEHAACTGSALDKPALARLAERAQQDYDFYYKKLITLRSSRRLMDSQGEILNNLVSEKRFEAHADKVRQIMVKSWSTAGMVRAMDHFFELLEIDLSNLLAEGQLAEKMVASIYRRYNEDSRTRHLEPIPLRAGRHVIAIRELRKKARRFRISPKNLMSEQSLLIRRFFNVMVSEARTLHGRARSDVERWPHEALLPIIQYSMEQKQLLEHQISRLRDLVRNDRDSRAERERLQHSIADLRKQLELADNMVRHIRKPAPTMIQQKVVNIFGSA encoded by the coding sequence ATGAGCCAGCAGGGAACACTGTCGCAGCAGGTGGAAGCCTACCACGACTGGAAGAAAGATCTGATTCGCCAGATTGGCCGATACCGGCTGTGGCTTCAGGACAACAACCTGTTCTCAGAAGACATCAGCACCCGTATTCGGAACGGTCTGGAGCTTCTGATTGAAGATGAGCTGACCATCGCATTCGTCGGTGAGTATTCCCGTGGCAAAACCGAACTGATTAACGCGCTGTTTTTTGCCAGTTACGGCCAGCGGATGCTGCCTTCCGAAGCCGGGCGCACCACTATGTGCCCCACAGAACTGTTCTTCGACCGAACCAGCAACGAGAGCTATCTCATGCTGCTCCCGATCGAAACACGCACCGGCGAGCTTTCTCTGCAGCAACAGCGTAAACGGCCTGAAAACTGGGTTCGGCACGAACTGGCCGAAGACAATCCAACGGTGATGCGCGAAGTGCTATCCGAAGTTGCCCGGGTCAAAAGTGTCTCGGTCGGCGATGCCCGTAAACTCGGGTTTGATGAAGACATGCTGGAAGCCGACCCCCGCGCTCCGGGCAATGTACTGGTACCCGCCTGGCGAAATGCCCAGATCAGTATTCGGCATCCTCTGTTCGAACGTGGCCTGCGCATTCTCGACACCCCTGGCCTGAACGCCCTGGGGTCTGAACCCGAACTGACCATGAGCATGCTCCCACGAGCGCATGCCGTGCTTTTCGTGCTGGGCGCCGACACCGGCGTTACCGCCAGCGACATGGCCATCTGGAAAGAGCACATCAACACGGACCACGCCGACCACCGCGCCGGCCGCTTTGCCGTATTGAACAAAATCGATGTACTGTGGGACGACATTCAAGGCGACAGCCATACCGATGATTCCATCGAACGTGTACGCACCTACACCGCCGAACACCTTGGCATGACACAACACGATGTCGTCCCCCTTTCGGCCAAGCAAGGTTTGTTGGCACGGGTGCGCAACGATACTGAATTATTCGAACGCTCAAACCTCGGGTTGCTGGAAAAGCTGATTGTCCAGCGCATCCTGACCCACAAAGAGCAGTTGATTACCCAGCACCTCATCAGCGACCTGCTGGGCATGCTGCAAAACAGTCAGGCTGCTATGCAGTACCGGCTTTCGTCGCTGGAAGAAGAGCACGCGGCCTGCACCGGTTCAGCACTGGACAAGCCGGCTCTCGCCCGGCTCGCAGAGCGGGCTCAGCAAGACTACGACTTCTACTACAAGAAACTGATCACGTTGCGCTCATCACGGCGTCTGATGGACTCACAGGGCGAGATCCTGAACAACCTGGTCAGCGAAAAACGATTTGAAGCGCACGCCGACAAAGTGCGTCAGATTATGGTGAAAAGCTGGTCTACCGCCGGTATGGTCCGCGCGATGGACCACTTCTTCGAGCTGCTGGAAATTGACTTGAGCAACTTGCTGGCGGAAGGTCAATTGGCCGAGAAGATGGTTGCCTCCATCTATCGACGATACAACGAAGATTCGCGGACCAGGCACCTGGAACCTATTCCGCTAAGAGCGGGGCGCCATGTGATCGCCATCCGGGAGCTGCGCAAAAAAGCCCGCCGTTTCCGTATCAGCCCCAAGAACCTGATGTCCGAGCAGTCGTTGCTGATTCGCCGCTTCTTCAATGTGATGGTCAGCGAAGCCCGCACACTGCATGGCAGGGCAAGGTCCGACGTTGAGCGTTGGCCCCACGAAGCGCTGTTGCCAATCATCCAGTACTCGATGGAACAAAAGCAGCTGCTGGAGCATCAAATCAGCCGACTCCGGGATTTGGTGCGCAACGACCGCGACAGCCGCGCCGAGCGAGAGCGCCTGCAGCATTCAATCGCCGACCTCCGCAAGCAACTGGAGCTGGCCGACAACATGGTGCGCCATATTCGCAAGCCTGCCCCGACCATGATCCAGCAAAAAGTCGTCAATATTTTCGGCTCCGCCTGA